One stretch of Plasmodium vivax chromosome 8, whole genome shotgun sequence DNA includes these proteins:
- a CDS encoding hypothetical protein, conserved (encoded by transcript PVX_119260A) codes for MKDPLEYVNKINFNTNRFPQYTHLIESCPSEHEKEKVVRICRCWQSAKFPYCDDTHKILMENGDDVGPFVAKLSSYKLSDEEKLKQQKYNEKYIKLNNKLSSDKASMSILKFNYRPYVSNKFRKSLMLSVVVLTSALLYDKKEKLAGLYSAQ; via the exons ATGAAGGATCCTCTGGAGTACGTCAACAAAATAAACTTTAACACCAACCGGTTTCCGCAGTATACCCAT CTGATAGAAAGTTGCCCCTCGGAacatgaaaaggaaaaggttGTCCGGATATGCCGCTGCTGGCAGTCAGCGAAGTTTCCCTACTGTGACGACACGCATAAG ATCCTCATGGAGAACGGAGATGATGTTGGGCCGTTCGTAGCCAAACTGTCCAGCTACAAACTATCGGACGAAGAAAAACTGAAGCAGCAAAagtataatgaaaaatatataaaactaaACAACAAGTTGTCATCTGATAAGGCTTCTATgtccattttgaaatttaattatagGCCATATGTGAGCAACAAGTTCAGGAAATCGCTCATGCTGTCCGTTGTCGTTTTGACGTCAGCCTTGCTGTATGATAAGAAGGAGAAGTTGGCTGGCCTTTACTCAGCGCAGTGA
- a CDS encoding ATP-dependent transporter, putative (encoded by transcript PVX_119255A), whose protein sequence is MKFVHNWILLCLVACGSSSKNAQHHREYTVRQKNAVGTPHPAKLYKKCKNKKRHFGGSLQNFTSRKRVPRRERKNDKSGAPSRGVPIRRVTSNGVPNNKALPHRGAFLHNRTLLTQGTPLPKTRFSLKRGKTSGHLGPLQLGSANEKIDPFVVPSDIQQSEINAEKGIFSSLYSKMLEKSKHKNNILNDVSKLFKVIRESKHLFFVGFLLTIISSVVDSYIPILLSKTITYVMNKSALVAQTNHMPVVNSFLSQFKLDNPFYAYVSVSLVSLLLSSMRSYIFNICAYISTNKLQNYLFRVLLHKHISYFKKRGKGELISRLSIDSSELIDIFTTNIIVLLRNVIKTALSFYFLYKINVHLFVVSLFIVLTIINISIFFSSIFRKLAKEESNVVAYSNNVVEESFENFSLINSFNTHSKEIAKFNRSLDAIHMSRMKLGLLYIIEKLLIRSIDLITFIVTLILSKKMLKGNIHVDSRTAISSVMYMQNIIAQSCTIEQQYSRVQELIGNAEDIIKLIEKDSARGNPNKFTSPKCTPLNWLNFLDLKNTIFKYSLIKKFQAIQKNAEYVATVIRPNYLKLFERNYNNLRKFLPDERCGGWKDDPGGGTPWVEAKRVESSTPGGCRDYFGNNRQVGTNRANDPTCNGFPPRDPLPEGATRDIAPNAGQTGEDPITMLKGKLHSVSPPFAAPSPTAPPPPLTTAEHTPNGGEKLTPKVKKNKPQMNMQEIYSFIKNDHELIIKHKLDKHFIHFLKTKYKKNIISLILKLFEERHHPVSEELLFMLDNIGSFKRLSMQDKKSILKMSNITNNTLYVVLLTFLFYNYSKFYYKRKKRTPVNLLEKKSKVGLAASTASGTSCGDCANDVDHVTLDGINMNDVLSDTTITEMHHDGVQNGDNNEDGAKDEASTVTSSGDKENLDDNENSDDSLTHTELNAPTQTDDAVETASNLRATECSHTSDDEILKNKKLKKKKKKNLHNILPYIVQNAIKELEILKFIDENYKHINENLILDNIKDDKKGSSLIFENVDFYYAKFPKNKILSNINLNFTNKYTYGILCYNDSGKDDLSKLCTRLYTKTYGSILLDNENIENISKYILTRKISLVEEDTYLFSDSIIYNILYSYNCRTKANKYLSYFNYTFGLNKNSINSCVHLFPSDGDLLGENNERAEKMLKGTNPPSKGDPSRAEAETTQAKYPSPPFKKCLMCGDDVNTKQLDEQKKKKKSYNKYKVHFVKKLYKEIIKVSKIVCIHDLITSYKDKFFHNINEKTLSGGQKQKISLARAIIKKPKILILDEAFSALDSANELKIFSSIKSYLPNSTIINLSHKITTIDRCDYIYVLKDGKIIEHGLRTKLKENKNSEYSKKMSEF, encoded by the coding sequence atgaAATTTGTGCACAACTGGATACTCCTTTGCCTTGTAGCCTGCGGGAGTTCATCCAAAAATGCGCAACACCATAGGGAATACACCGTGAGACAGAAGAACGCGGTGGGGACCCCCCACCCCGCCAAGCTTTacaaaaagtgtaaaaataaaaagaggcACTTCGGGGGCAGCCTGCAGAATTTTACTAGCAGGAAAAGAGTCCCCaggagggaaaggaaaaatgacaaaagTGGCGCGCCAAGCAGGGGAGTGCCAATCAGGAGAGTGACTAGCAATGGAGTGCCGAACAACAAAGCGCTTCCCCACCGCGGAGCGTTTCTCCACAACAGAACGCTCCTCACCCAGGGAACGCCGCTTCCCAAAACGCGCTTCTCTctgaaaagaggaaaaacaagtGGCCATTTGGGGCCCCTCCAACTGGGCAGCGCAAACGAGAAGATAGACCCTTTTGTAGTGCCAAGCGACATACAGCAGAGTGAAATAAACGCAGAAAAAGGCATCTTTTCGAGCCTATATTCCAAAATGCTTGAAAAGAGTAAGcacaaaaataacatattaaatGATGTGAGCAAACTGTTTAAGGTAATCCGAGAGAGTAAGCACCTATTTTTCGTGGGCTTCCTACTAACAATAATTTCGTCAGTAGTCGATTCGTACATTCCGATCCTTCTGTCCAAAACGATAACCTACGTGATGAATAAAAGTGCGTTGGTTGCCCAGACGAACCACATGCCAGTTGTGaattctttcctttcccaaTTCAAATTGGATAACCCCTTCTACGCATATGTATCAGTTTCCCTGGTGAGCTTATTACTCTCTTCCATGCGGTCATATATCTTTAACATATGCGCGTACATAAGCACGAACAAACTGCAAAACTACCTATTTAGAGTGCTGCTACATAAGCACATTAGCTACTttaagaaaagggggaaaggggaaTTGATCAGTAGACTCAGCATCGACTCCTCTGAGCTAATCGACATATTCACAACGAACATTATCGTTCTCCTACGtaatgtaataaaaacagccttgtctttttattttttatacaaaattaacGTGCACCTCTTTGTCGTGTCCCTCTTCATCGTCTTAACAATTATTAACATCTCAATATTTTTCTCTAGCATATTTCGAAAACTCgcaaaagaagaaagcaACGTCGTGGCATACTCAAACAATGTCGTGGAAGAATCCTTCGAGAACTTCTCCCTCATAAACAGTTTCAACACACATAGTAAAGAGATTGCCAAGTTTAACCGCTCCTTGGATGCAATACATATGAGCAGAATGAAATTAGGTCTCCTCTACATCATAGAGAAGCTCCTTATCCGGTCAATCGACTTGATTACATTTATCGTCACCCtcattttaagcaaaaagaTGCTAAAGGGTAACATCCACGTGGATTCAAGGACTGCCATCTCGTCAGTTATGTACATGCAAAACATTATTGCACAGTCGTGCACCATAGAACAGCAGTATTCCAGGGTGCAGGAACTCATAGGAAATGCCGAAGATATTATCAAGTTGATTGAAAAGGACTCGGCCCGTGGTAACCCCAACAAGTTTACATCCCCCAAGTGTACTCCCCTAAATTGGCTAAACTTTTTGGACTTAAAAAATACTATCTTTAAATACTCCCTTATCAAAAAATTTCAAGCCATCCAAAAGAACGCCGAATACGTTGCCACTGTTATTAGGCccaattatttaaaactCTTCGAAAGGAACTATAACAACTTGCGAAAGTTTTTGCCAGACGAGAGATGCGGCGGCTGGAAGGACGAtccgggggggggcaccccctGGGTAGAGGCCAAACGGGTTGAAAGTTCCACTCCTGGGGGTTGTCGCGACTACTTTGGGAATAATCGCCAAGTGGGCACAAATAGGGCGAATGACCCCACATGTAATGGATTCCCCCCAAGGGATCCCCTCCCAGAGGGGGCAACCCGGGACATTGCGCCTAACGCGGGGCAGACGGGGGAAGACCCCATTACAATGTTGAAGGGAAAGCTTCACTCCGtctctcccccgtttgccgCTCCCTCTCCcactgctccccccccaccgctAACCACCGCGGAGCATACCCccaacgggggagaaaagcTTACCCccaaagtaaaaaaaaacaaacccCAAATGAACATGCAAGAAATATACAGCTTCATAAAAAACGACCACGAACTCATAATCAAGCATAAGCTAGACAAacattttatacatttcttGAAAAcgaaatataagaaaaacatCATTTCGCTGATTCTGAAGCTGTTCGAAGAGAGACACCACCCTGTGAGTGAGGAACTCCTCTTTATGCTTGACAACATCGGCTCTTTTAAGAGGCTGTCCATGCAGgataaaaaaagcattttaaaaatgagcaacaTAACGAACAACACGCTGTACGTCGTCCTGCTCACTTTCCTCTTTTACAACTACTCCAAGTTTTACtacaagaggaagaaaaggactCCGGTCAATCTGCTGGAGAAGAAGTCGAAAGTGGGCTTGGCCGCCTCAACCGCGAGTGGCACCTCCTGCGGTGACTGTGCAAACGATGTGGACCACGTAACCTTAGATGGCATCAACATGAATGATGTGCTCAGCGACACCACCATCACGGAGATGCACCATGATGGGGTGCAAAACGGGGACAACAACGAAGACGGCGCAAAAGATGAGGCCAGCACAGTGACCAGCTCAGGCGATAAAGAAAACTTGGACGACAACGAAAACTCGGACGACTCGCTCACACACACCGAACTGAATGCCCCCACCCAAACTGACGATGCCGTAGAAACAGCCTCCAACTTGCGCGCAACTGAATGCAGCCACACAAGTGATgacgaaattttaaaaaataaaaaactgaaaaaaaaaaaaaaaaaaaatctccatAACATACTTCCCTACATTGTGCAGAACGCAATAAAAGAattagaaattttaaaatttatcgatgaaaattacaaacacATAAACGAAAATTTAATTCTGGATAACATCAAAGAcgacaaaaaggggagcagctTAATTTTCGAAAACGTAGATTTCTACTATgcaaaatttccaaaaaataaaattttgtcaaATATTAATTTGAACTTCACAAATAAATACACCTACGGAATTCTCTGCTACAACGACTCGGGGAAGGATGACCTCTCCAAGTTGTGCACACGCCTGTATACCAAAACGTATGGGAGCATTCTCCTAGACaatgaaaatatagaaaacATCTCAAAGTACATTCTGACGAGGAAAATCTCCCTAGTGGAGGAAGACACCTACCTGTTCAGCGACAGCATAATCTACAACATACTCTACTCCTACAATTGCAGGACGAAGGCGAATAAATATCTCTCCTACTTCAATTACACCTTCgggttaaataaaaacagcaTAAACAGCTGTGTACATTTGTTCCCCTCAGATGGTGACCTCCTCGGGGAGAATAACGAAAGGGCTGAGAAAATGCTGAAAGGAACAAATCCCCCCAGTAAAGGAGATCCTTCGCGTGCGGAAGCCGAAACGACGCAGGCGAAGTACCCCTCCCctccatttaaaaaatgcctcATGTGCGGGGATGACGTAAATACGAAACAACTcgatgagcaaaaaaaaaaaaaaaaaagctacaaCAAATATAAAGTACATTTCGTGAAGAAGCtatataaagaaattattaaagTTTCCAAAATTGTCTGCATACACGATTTGATCACTTCCTATAAGGAcaaattttttcacaacATTAATGAGAAAACACTCTCAGGGGgacaaaagcaaaaaatttcCCTAGCTAGGGCTATCataaaaaagccaaaaataCTCATTTTAGACGAAGCATTTAGCGCCCTCGATTCTGCAAATGAGTTGAAAATTTTCTCAAGCATAAAAAGTTACCTGCCCAACTCGACCATCATAAATCTTTCCCATAAAATTACGACAATTGATCGGTGCGATTACATTTATGTTTTGAAAGACGGGAAAATTATCGAGCACGGCTTAAGGACCAAACtgaaggagaacaaaaaCAGCGAGTACTCCAAAAAGATGAGCGAGTTTTAG